One region of Streptomyces capillispiralis genomic DNA includes:
- a CDS encoding DUF4190 domain-containing protein — translation MHLTAPAGRRTAIHDADGMAVASFVLGLLGLLVLNVFLGPAAVVLAVVALVRGTARRGRALLGLALGIADLLVLAAFIGADRTISWSL, via the coding sequence ATGCACCTCACCGCACCGGCCGGCCGCCGCACCGCGATCCACGACGCCGACGGCATGGCCGTCGCCTCCTTCGTCCTGGGCCTGCTGGGCCTGCTCGTCCTCAACGTCTTCCTCGGACCGGCGGCCGTCGTGCTGGCGGTCGTGGCCCTCGTACGGGGCACCGCCCGGCGCGGCCGGGCCCTCCTCGGGCTCGCGCTCGGCATCGCCGACCTCCTCGTCCTCGCGGCGTTCATCGGGGCGGACCGCACGATCTCGTGGAGCCTGTGA
- a CDS encoding cysteine desulfurase family protein: MAYLDHAATTPMLPEAVEALTAHLGVTGNASSLHAAGRRARRTVEEARETLAEALGARPSEVVLTSGGTEADNLAVKGLYWARRDADPARTRVLASPVEHHAVLDAVHWLGEHEGATVEYLPVDSHGRVHPDALREAIARDPDDVALATVMWANNEIGTILPVRELAAVAAEFGVPLHSDAVQAFGQIPVDFASSGLAAMTVSGHKIGGPYGIGALVLGREHTPVPVLHGGGQERHVRSGTLDVPAIASFAAAGRLAAGQQEWFAREIGGLRDDLVTAVREAVPDAILGGDPAPGGRLPANAHFTFPGCEGDSLLLLLDAQGIECSTGSACTAGVAQPSHVLLATGTDPDLARGTLRFSLGHTSTEADVEALAKAIGPAVERARAAGLT; encoded by the coding sequence ATGGCTTACCTCGACCACGCCGCGACCACCCCGATGCTTCCCGAGGCAGTCGAGGCACTCACCGCGCACCTGGGCGTCACCGGCAACGCCTCCTCCCTCCACGCGGCCGGCCGCCGCGCCCGGCGCACCGTCGAGGAGGCCCGCGAAACCCTCGCCGAAGCCCTGGGCGCGCGCCCCAGCGAGGTGGTCCTCACCTCCGGCGGCACCGAGGCCGACAACCTCGCGGTGAAGGGCCTGTACTGGGCCCGCCGGGACGCGGACCCGGCCCGCACCCGGGTCCTCGCCAGCCCCGTCGAACACCACGCCGTCCTCGACGCCGTCCACTGGCTCGGCGAGCACGAGGGCGCCACCGTCGAGTACCTGCCGGTCGACTCCCACGGCCGGGTCCACCCCGACGCCCTGCGCGAGGCCATCGCCCGCGACCCCGACGACGTCGCCCTCGCCACGGTCATGTGGGCCAACAACGAGATCGGCACCATCCTGCCGGTCCGCGAACTCGCCGCTGTCGCCGCCGAGTTCGGTGTCCCCCTGCACTCCGACGCGGTCCAGGCCTTCGGCCAGATCCCGGTGGACTTCGCCTCCTCCGGGCTCGCCGCGATGACCGTGTCCGGCCACAAGATCGGCGGCCCGTACGGCATCGGCGCCCTGGTCCTGGGCCGTGAGCACACCCCCGTACCCGTGCTGCACGGCGGCGGCCAGGAGCGCCACGTCCGCTCCGGCACCCTCGACGTGCCCGCCATCGCCTCCTTCGCGGCCGCCGGACGGCTCGCCGCCGGGCAGCAGGAGTGGTTCGCCCGCGAGATCGGCGGACTGCGCGACGACCTGGTCACCGCCGTCCGGGAGGCCGTCCCGGACGCGATCCTCGGCGGCGACCCCGCCCCCGGGGGCCGGCTCCCGGCCAACGCGCACTTCACCTTCCCCGGCTGCGAGGGCGACTCCCTGCTGCTCCTCCTCGACGCCCAGGGCATCGAGTGCTCCACCGGCTCCGCCTGCACCGCCGGCGTCGCCCAGCCCAGCCACGTCCTCCTGGCCACCGGCACCGACCCCGACCTCGCCCGCGGTACCCTCCGCTTCTCCCTCGGCCACACCTCCACGGAGGCCGACGTCGAAGCCCTCGCCAAGGCCATCGGCCCGGCGGTGGAACGGGCCAGGGCGGCGGGGCTGACGTAG